One stretch of Natronobacterium gregoryi SP2 DNA includes these proteins:
- a CDS encoding 2-oxoacid:acceptor oxidoreductase subunit alpha, with the protein MSDDELIWRIAGGSGDGIDSTSQNFAKALMRSGLDVFTHRHYPSRIRGGHTYVEIRAADQEVQSRGDGYNFLLALGDSFARNPSEDAYYGNEEVKPLSENLDDLREGGVIVYDEGLISEDDVEELNLAERAEENGWHVYPMDLRGLAKEHGREVMRNTAGVGVTAALLEMELDHIEDLMSDAMGGDVLESNLDILHEAYETIEEEYDFEHDLRAPEGSHETEQALLSGSNAIAYGAIDAGCRFISGYPMTPWTDVFTILSQNFPDMGGVSEQVEDEIAAAALAVGASHAGVKAMSGSSGGGFALMSEPLGLAEMTETPIVLIEAMRAGPSTGMPTKPEQGDLEHVLYTSQGDSQRVVFAPGNIEEAYEQTRLAFEIAWDYQIPTLLIYDQKLSGENKNVDVEFFDREPSPDLGSTLTEAELSEAAHDNSGKFKRFNHEDAEDGVAPRSLPGQKGGRYLATGNEHSPVGHISEDPDNRVHQMDRRLEKLESIREELDEERESTQTYFGPEEAEYGIVTWGSSQGAVAEAIERLNEQGHSVKGISVSDMMPFPEAEMTEFLESVDEAMVVEMNATAQFRGLVQKELGRFGEKLTSLLKYNGNPFEPAEVVEAYEVNVAEEEREPTAQVRIEPAAGD; encoded by the coding sequence ATGAGCGACGACGAACTCATCTGGCGAATCGCAGGCGGTTCCGGCGACGGAATCGACTCGACGAGCCAGAATTTCGCGAAAGCGCTGATGCGCTCGGGGCTTGACGTATTCACACATCGCCACTATCCATCCCGGATTCGTGGCGGCCACACGTACGTCGAGATCCGGGCCGCGGATCAGGAGGTACAGTCACGAGGAGACGGCTACAACTTCCTGCTTGCCCTGGGTGACTCGTTCGCCCGCAACCCCAGCGAGGATGCCTACTACGGTAACGAAGAGGTCAAACCCCTCTCGGAGAACTTGGACGACCTCCGTGAGGGAGGTGTCATCGTCTACGACGAGGGCCTCATCAGCGAGGACGACGTCGAGGAGTTGAACCTAGCGGAACGTGCCGAGGAAAACGGCTGGCACGTCTACCCGATGGATCTGCGTGGCCTCGCGAAAGAACACGGGCGCGAGGTCATGCGGAACACGGCAGGCGTCGGCGTCACCGCAGCACTCCTCGAGATGGAATTGGACCACATCGAGGACCTCATGTCCGACGCCATGGGCGGTGACGTACTCGAGTCCAACCTCGACATCCTTCACGAGGCCTACGAGACGATCGAGGAGGAGTACGACTTCGAACACGACCTGCGTGCGCCCGAGGGCTCCCACGAGACCGAACAGGCGTTGCTGTCCGGGTCGAACGCGATCGCCTACGGTGCCATCGACGCCGGCTGTCGGTTCATCTCCGGCTACCCGATGACGCCGTGGACGGACGTGTTCACCATCCTCAGCCAGAACTTTCCCGACATGGGCGGCGTCTCCGAACAGGTCGAAGACGAGATTGCCGCGGCCGCGCTCGCGGTTGGTGCGAGCCACGCCGGCGTCAAGGCGATGTCCGGCTCGTCGGGTGGCGGGTTCGCCCTGATGTCCGAGCCACTCGGCCTCGCAGAGATGACCGAAACGCCGATCGTCCTCATCGAAGCGATGCGTGCCGGCCCCTCGACCGGGATGCCGACCAAGCCCGAACAGGGCGACTTAGAGCACGTCCTCTATACGAGCCAGGGTGACTCCCAGCGTGTCGTCTTCGCACCGGGTAACATCGAAGAAGCCTACGAACAGACCCGACTGGCCTTCGAAATCGCGTGGGACTACCAAATCCCCACGCTGCTCATCTACGACCAGAAGCTCAGCGGCGAGAACAAGAACGTCGACGTCGAGTTCTTCGACCGCGAACCGTCCCCTGACCTGGGATCGACGCTGACCGAAGCAGAACTCTCCGAGGCTGCCCACGACAACTCCGGGAAGTTCAAGCGGTTCAACCACGAGGACGCCGAGGACGGCGTCGCACCGCGCTCGCTGCCCGGTCAGAAAGGCGGTCGATACCTCGCGACGGGCAACGAGCACAGCCCCGTCGGCCACATCAGCGAGGACCCCGACAACCGCGTCCACCAGATGGACCGTCGCCTCGAGAAACTCGAGTCCATCCGCGAGGAACTCGACGAGGAACGCGAGTCGACACAGACGTACTTCGGGCCCGAAGAGGCCGAGTACGGCATCGTCACCTGGGGCTCGAGTCAGGGTGCCGTCGCCGAAGCAATCGAGCGGCTGAACGAGCAGGGCCACAGTGTCAAGGGGATCAGCGTCTCCGATATGATGCCGTTCCCCGAGGCCGAGATGACGGAGTTCCTCGAGAGTGTCGACGAGGCGATGGTCGTCGAGATGAACGCCACTGCCCAGTTTCGCGGCCTGGTCCAGAAGGAACTCGGTCGGTTCGGCGAGAAGTTGACCAGCCTCCTGAAGTACAACGGCAACCCCTTCGAGCCCGCCGAGGTCGTCGAGGCCTACGAGGTCAACGTCGCCGAGGAAGAACGCGAACCAACCGCACAGGTACGAATCGAACCTGCTGCAGGTGACTAA
- a CDS encoding thiamine pyrophosphate-dependent enzyme: MSAFNAIEEEREIDREEFTPGVEPQPTWCPGCGDFSVLKALKQALPEVGRTPEEVLTVTGIGCSGKLNSYLDTYGFHTIHGRALPVARAAKLANSDLEVIAAGGDGDGYGIGGNHFIHSARENHDMTYIVFNNEIFGLTKGQTSPTSPKGHKSKTQPSGSAKTPIRPLSLSLTAGASYVARTAAVNPNQAKEIIAEAIEHDGFAHVDFLTQCPTWNKDARQYVPYVDVQESDDYEFDIHDREEAAEMMRETENVLNEGTVLTGRYYVDDDRPSYTEEKQAVGELPDQPLAERYFDDDAEWERSYDLLERHT, encoded by the coding sequence ATGAGTGCATTCAACGCAATCGAAGAAGAACGAGAGATCGACCGGGAGGAGTTTACGCCCGGTGTCGAACCGCAGCCGACTTGGTGTCCGGGCTGTGGCGACTTCAGCGTCCTGAAGGCGCTGAAGCAGGCGCTTCCGGAGGTCGGGAGAACGCCCGAAGAGGTCCTGACTGTCACCGGGATCGGCTGTTCCGGCAAGCTGAATAGCTATCTCGACACGTACGGGTTCCACACAATTCACGGCCGCGCGCTGCCGGTCGCCCGCGCAGCCAAGTTGGCCAACTCCGACCTCGAGGTCATCGCCGCTGGTGGTGACGGTGACGGCTACGGGATCGGCGGCAATCACTTCATTCACTCGGCCCGAGAGAACCACGACATGACCTACATCGTGTTCAACAACGAAATCTTCGGGCTAACGAAGGGCCAAACATCGCCGACGAGCCCGAAGGGCCACAAGTCAAAGACCCAGCCATCGGGCAGCGCCAAGACGCCGATTCGACCGCTGTCGCTGTCGCTGACCGCCGGTGCGAGCTACGTCGCCCGCACCGCCGCCGTCAACCCCAACCAGGCCAAAGAGATCATCGCGGAAGCGATCGAACACGATGGCTTCGCACACGTCGACTTCCTCACCCAGTGTCCGACCTGGAACAAGGACGCCCGCCAGTACGTCCCCTACGTCGACGTCCAAGAGTCCGACGACTACGAGTTCGACATCCACGACCGGGAGGAAGCCGCCGAGATGATGCGCGAGACGGAGAACGTCCTCAACGAGGGGACCGTCCTCACCGGCCGGTATTACGTCGACGACGACCGGCCGTCCTACACCGAGGAGAAGCAGGCCGTCGGCGAGCTCCCTGACCAGCCACTCGCCGAGCGCTACTTCGACGACGACGCCGAGTGGGAACGCAGCTACGACCTGCTCGAGCGTCACACGTAA
- the purL gene encoding phosphoribosylformylglycinamidine synthase subunit PurL: protein MSLADSDRELVVEELGREPTPAEAALFENLWSEHCAYRSSRPLLSAFESDGEQVVVGPGDDAAVVALPSADGDDDPASGRADDETYITMGIESHNHPSYVDPFDGAATGVGGIVRDTLSMGAYPIALADSLYFGEFNREHAKYLFEGVVEGISHYGNCIGVPTVAGSVDFHEDYEGNPLVNVACIGLTNEDRLVTAEAQEPGNKLVLVGNATGRDGLGGASFASEDLSEDAETEDRPAVQVGDPYAEKLLIEANEQLIEEGLIESARDLGAAGLGGASSEMVAKGGLGAHIELERVHQREPKMNALEILLAESQERMCYEVEPENVDRVEEITERFDLGCSVIGEVTDGNYVCTFENSETRHTSDDSSGEQSEPRERETVVDVDAHFLGEGAPMNDLESEKPEQPDTDLPEVDVEAAFETVVSSPNTASKRWVYRQYDHEVGVRTSVGPGDDAAIVAVREAEQGLAISTGSAPNWTSTAPYEGARAVALENATNVAAKGATPLAAVNCLNGANPEKPDVYGGFEGIVDGLADMCETIDAPVVGGNVSLYNDSAAGPIPPTPTLALVGTKDGYDAPSLSLAPKANTDLLLVGDLGLEAGDLALGGSEYLARFDGSDRFPALPDDPAALVEAIAEIADDDSTRAVHDVSHGGLAVSLAEMVTDEAGLTVELPVTDADLAAPLFHEQPGRVLIQTESPDAVASAFENVAPVVKVGSVTDDGRLEITAEERTITADAATIRELRATIEDELA from the coding sequence ATGAGCCTTGCCGATTCGGACCGCGAACTCGTCGTCGAGGAACTAGGCCGGGAGCCGACTCCGGCGGAGGCGGCGCTGTTCGAGAACCTCTGGAGCGAACACTGCGCGTACCGCTCCTCGAGACCACTGCTTTCGGCCTTCGAAAGCGACGGTGAGCAGGTCGTCGTCGGGCCAGGCGACGACGCGGCAGTCGTCGCTTTGCCGTCGGCTGACGGTGACGACGATCCTGCCAGCGGGCGCGCAGACGACGAGACCTACATCACGATGGGCATCGAGAGCCACAACCACCCCTCCTACGTCGATCCGTTCGACGGTGCCGCGACCGGCGTCGGCGGCATCGTCCGGGACACACTGTCGATGGGTGCCTATCCGATCGCCCTGGCTGACTCGCTGTACTTCGGCGAGTTCAACCGTGAACACGCCAAGTACCTCTTCGAGGGCGTCGTCGAGGGGATCAGCCACTACGGCAACTGTATCGGCGTCCCCACGGTCGCGGGGAGCGTCGACTTCCACGAAGATTACGAGGGTAACCCGCTCGTGAACGTCGCCTGTATCGGCCTGACCAACGAGGATCGACTCGTCACCGCCGAGGCACAAGAACCCGGTAACAAACTCGTCCTCGTCGGCAACGCGACCGGCCGCGACGGCCTCGGTGGCGCCTCCTTCGCCAGCGAAGACCTCTCGGAGGACGCAGAAACCGAAGACCGCCCTGCGGTCCAGGTTGGCGACCCCTACGCCGAGAAGCTCCTCATCGAGGCCAACGAGCAACTGATCGAAGAAGGCCTGATCGAGTCCGCCCGCGACCTCGGCGCTGCGGGCCTCGGTGGTGCCTCAAGCGAGATGGTCGCCAAGGGCGGCCTCGGCGCACACATCGAACTCGAGCGCGTCCACCAGCGCGAGCCGAAGATGAATGCCCTCGAGATACTGCTCGCCGAGTCCCAAGAACGGATGTGTTACGAAGTCGAACCCGAGAACGTCGACCGCGTCGAAGAGATCACAGAGCGGTTCGACCTGGGCTGTTCGGTGATCGGCGAGGTCACTGACGGGAACTACGTCTGCACCTTCGAGAATAGCGAAACGCGACACACCTCGGACGACTCGAGCGGTGAGCAGAGCGAACCGCGAGAGCGCGAGACGGTCGTCGATGTCGATGCCCACTTCCTCGGTGAAGGCGCGCCGATGAACGATCTCGAGAGTGAGAAGCCAGAACAGCCCGACACCGACCTTCCCGAGGTCGACGTAGAGGCGGCCTTCGAGACGGTTGTCTCGAGTCCGAACACGGCCTCGAAGCGGTGGGTTTACCGACAGTACGATCACGAGGTCGGGGTCCGGACAAGCGTCGGGCCGGGTGACGACGCCGCCATCGTCGCCGTTCGAGAAGCCGAACAAGGACTCGCCATCTCCACCGGTAGTGCACCCAACTGGACCTCGACGGCTCCCTACGAGGGCGCTCGTGCAGTCGCTCTCGAGAACGCGACCAACGTCGCAGCCAAAGGTGCGACACCGCTTGCAGCAGTCAACTGTCTCAACGGCGCCAACCCGGAAAAGCCAGACGTCTATGGCGGCTTCGAGGGGATCGTCGACGGCCTCGCGGACATGTGTGAGACGATCGATGCACCCGTCGTCGGCGGCAACGTCTCACTGTACAACGACTCCGCGGCCGGACCGATCCCACCGACGCCGACGCTCGCGCTGGTCGGAACCAAAGACGGCTACGACGCACCATCACTGTCGCTCGCACCCAAAGCGAATACCGATCTGTTGTTGGTCGGCGACCTCGGACTCGAGGCCGGCGACCTCGCCCTCGGCGGGTCGGAGTACCTCGCCCGGTTCGACGGCAGCGATCGATTCCCCGCGCTACCCGACGATCCAGCCGCGCTCGTCGAGGCAATCGCCGAGATTGCAGACGACGACTCGACGCGTGCCGTCCACGACGTCAGTCACGGCGGCCTCGCCGTCTCGCTCGCCGAGATGGTGACCGACGAGGCCGGCCTCACAGTCGAACTGCCCGTCACCGACGCCGACCTCGCGGCACCCTTGTTCCACGAACAGCCCGGCCGCGTGCTGATCCAGACCGAGTCGCCCGACGCCGTCGCGTCGGCGTTCGAGAACGTTGCGCCCGTCGTCAAAGTCGGCTCGGTGACCGACGACGGCCGACTCGAGATCACGGCAGAAGAACGAACGATCACCGCCGACGCGGCGACGATTCGGGAACTGCGGGCGACGATCGAAGACGAACTCGCGTAA
- a CDS encoding HAD family hydrolase yields MRVRTESRTCGLNRDRLVRPRRNLAPLRSVVRRGVGTAFENLGLAPLFSVEDYYARYDEFARRCDSIDDLRRECFAALAEENGYDRGLGRDVAAAFAAERDQSNVELLPSVADVLDDLADNYRLGIVTNGARDAQRQKIAAVGLERWIDAVVVTGHEIPPIPDPEPFERVLRALETTPETTVHVGDSLETDVAGAAAAGLESGG; encoded by the coding sequence TTGCGGGTTCGAACGGAATCCCGAACGTGTGGCCTGAATCGAGACCGTCTCGTTCGACCTCGACGGAACCTTGCTCCGCTACGTTCGGTCGTCCGGCGAGGTGTTGGGACGGCGTTCGAGAACCTGGGACTCGCACCGCTGTTTTCCGTCGAAGACTACTACGCCCGGTACGACGAGTTCGCCCGCAGATGCGACTCGATAGACGATCTCCGACGCGAGTGTTTCGCCGCGCTCGCCGAGGAGAACGGCTACGATCGGGGGCTTGGGAGAGACGTCGCCGCGGCGTTCGCCGCGGAACGCGACCAGTCGAACGTCGAACTGCTGCCGTCGGTCGCCGACGTGCTCGACGACCTCGCCGACAACTACCGTCTTGGCATCGTTACGAACGGGGCACGGGACGCCCAGCGCCAGAAAATCGCGGCCGTCGGTCTCGAGCGGTGGATCGACGCGGTCGTCGTCACCGGACACGAGATCCCGCCGATACCGGACCCGGAGCCGTTCGAACGGGTCCTCCGGGCGCTCGAGACGACGCCCGAGACGACGGTCCACGTCGGCGACTCGCTCGAGACGGACGTCGCCGGTGCGGCCGCTGCCGGACTCGAGTCGGGTGGGTAG
- a CDS encoding alpha-ketoacid dehydrogenase subunit beta codes for MTAQVEQELETETEELTVREAIRQALREELERDEDVFLIGEDIGEFGGVLEVTGDLYQDFDDERIKDTPISEAGFTGAATGAAATGTRPVVELMFSDFTGVAMEQIMNQMAKMRYMFGGKAEMPVTVRTTEGGGMGAASQHSGTVHTWIGHFPGLKAVTPGTAAAAKGLTKAAIRSNDPVFVFENKMIYEQSGPVPTDEEFTIPIGEASVEREGDDVTVVATQRLVGESLQTAEGVADDLGLEVEVIDLQSLYPLDTETLVESVRKTGRLIVADESPLSYGTHAEIVARVQEEAFFSLDAPIQRVGTPDTHMPFSPPLESEVLPGGDDVRAAIERIS; via the coding sequence ATGACTGCACAGGTCGAACAAGAACTCGAGACTGAAACGGAAGAGCTGACCGTCAGAGAGGCGATCCGACAGGCGCTACGAGAGGAACTCGAACGCGACGAGGACGTCTTCCTCATCGGCGAGGATATCGGCGAGTTCGGCGGCGTGCTCGAGGTGACCGGCGACCTCTACCAGGATTTCGACGACGAACGAATCAAGGATACGCCGATCAGCGAAGCCGGCTTCACCGGTGCCGCGACGGGCGCGGCGGCGACCGGGACGCGTCCGGTCGTCGAGCTCATGTTCTCCGACTTCACCGGCGTCGCGATGGAACAGATTATGAACCAGATGGCGAAGATGCGATACATGTTCGGCGGGAAAGCAGAAATGCCAGTTACCGTCCGGACGACCGAGGGTGGTGGGATGGGTGCCGCGAGCCAGCACTCGGGGACGGTCCACACCTGGATCGGTCACTTCCCTGGCCTGAAAGCCGTCACACCCGGGACCGCCGCAGCCGCAAAGGGGCTGACGAAGGCCGCGATCCGGTCGAACGATCCGGTGTTCGTCTTCGAGAACAAGATGATCTACGAACAGTCCGGACCGGTCCCGACCGACGAGGAGTTTACGATCCCGATTGGCGAGGCGTCGGTCGAGCGTGAGGGCGACGACGTCACCGTCGTCGCCACACAGCGACTCGTCGGTGAGAGTCTCCAGACCGCCGAGGGCGTCGCGGACGACCTCGGCCTCGAGGTCGAGGTGATCGACCTGCAGTCGCTGTACCCGCTCGACACCGAGACGCTCGTCGAGAGCGTCCGCAAGACTGGGCGGCTGATCGTCGCAGACGAGAGTCCACTCTCGTATGGCACGCACGCAGAAATCGTCGCGCGAGTCCAGGAAGAGGCGTTTTTCAGCCTCGACGCGCCGATCCAGCGAGTCGGCACGCCGGACACGCACATGCCGTTTAGTCCGCCACTGGAGAGCGAGGTCTTGCCCGGCGGTGACGACGTGCGGGCGGCGATCGAACGGATCTCGTAA
- a CDS encoding 2-oxo acid dehydrogenase subunit E2 yields MGYIVRMPKLGLEMERGVLLEWHVGEGETVEEGALVAEVESEKSVGEVEAREDGVLRRTYLEEGKEVPPGTPIGIVAPTDDEIDDLEAEAEADLDGEETDAEETTAAEPTTESADAAGGSAETGAATDDVRASPRARERAQELGVDLETVEGSGYQGAITEADVEAATDTDADPEAGEIQASPRARKRADELGVNLATVEGSGYQGAITEADVEAAAADAGEATAGADDRTLAEERSFDGMRRTIATRLSESYREAVHVTVHREADVEELFDAVDAADAALEADVSIQDLLLLAVSETLEAHPEFNATFEDDVHRLWEEHNVGLAVDVEQGLITPVVRDVGSKSLSDLSDERRRLVDDALRGEYTMDDLRGGTFTVTNLGVLGSESFDPIINPPQIAILGVNAVEEQPVRSERDDVDWHRHLPLDLSFDHRVVDGADAARFLETLVDTLENPWQLLPEPVDDSARDRAGKTEMPGRTVTATTADGMAGRIEAGSFEWQYDEPEDSGGTETGPTPVDVFLGGLASCLSLSTRYQAEKRDTDVGTISVTTDADPEHGAVESIEATIHLETDADDDDVERLVELGERGCHVSQLLRADLELELSWDRR; encoded by the coding sequence ATGGGATACATCGTTCGGATGCCAAAACTCGGCCTCGAGATGGAACGTGGCGTCCTTCTCGAGTGGCACGTCGGCGAGGGGGAGACGGTCGAGGAGGGAGCACTCGTCGCCGAGGTGGAGTCCGAAAAGAGCGTCGGCGAAGTCGAAGCCAGAGAAGACGGGGTCCTCCGGCGCACCTATCTCGAGGAGGGAAAGGAAGTGCCGCCGGGGACGCCGATCGGTATCGTCGCGCCGACCGACGACGAGATCGACGACCTCGAGGCGGAAGCGGAGGCGGACCTCGATGGCGAGGAAACCGACGCCGAAGAGACGACGGCAGCCGAACCCACGACGGAGTCAGCCGACGCCGCCGGCGGGAGCGCCGAAACGGGAGCCGCGACCGACGACGTTCGCGCATCGCCACGTGCTCGAGAACGCGCACAAGAACTGGGCGTCGACCTCGAGACGGTCGAGGGAAGCGGCTATCAGGGAGCGATCACGGAAGCAGACGTGGAGGCCGCCACGGATACCGACGCGGACCCAGAAGCCGGCGAGATACAGGCGTCTCCACGGGCGCGAAAGCGCGCAGACGAACTCGGCGTGAACCTCGCAACCGTCGAAGGAAGCGGTTATCAGGGAGCGATCACGGAAGCAGACGTGGAAGCCGCAGCCGCCGATGCGGGCGAAGCAACCGCGGGAGCCGACGACAGGACGCTCGCCGAAGAACGCTCGTTCGACGGGATGCGCCGAACGATCGCAACGCGGCTGAGTGAGAGCTACCGCGAGGCCGTCCACGTGACCGTCCATCGAGAGGCCGACGTCGAGGAACTGTTCGACGCCGTCGACGCCGCAGACGCCGCCCTCGAAGCCGACGTCTCGATTCAGGATCTGCTCTTGCTCGCGGTGTCGGAGACGCTCGAGGCTCATCCGGAGTTCAACGCCACCTTCGAGGACGATGTCCACCGGCTCTGGGAGGAACACAACGTCGGACTCGCGGTCGACGTCGAGCAGGGATTGATCACGCCGGTGGTGCGTGACGTCGGCTCGAAGTCGCTGTCCGATCTCTCCGACGAGCGTCGCCGCCTCGTCGACGACGCGCTGCGTGGAGAGTACACGATGGACGACCTGCGCGGCGGGACGTTCACGGTGACGAACCTCGGCGTCCTCGGCTCCGAGTCATTCGATCCGATCATCAACCCGCCACAGATCGCGATTCTGGGCGTCAACGCCGTCGAAGAACAGCCAGTGCGTAGCGAGCGCGACGACGTCGACTGGCACCGCCACCTCCCACTCGATCTCTCGTTCGACCACCGCGTCGTCGACGGTGCCGACGCCGCCCGCTTCCTCGAGACGCTGGTCGACACGCTCGAGAATCCATGGCAGCTCTTGCCCGAGCCAGTCGACGACAGCGCCCGGGACCGGGCTGGCAAGACGGAGATGCCTGGCCGCACCGTCACTGCCACGACCGCCGACGGCATGGCCGGCCGGATCGAAGCAGGGTCCTTCGAGTGGCAGTACGACGAACCCGAGGACAGCGGCGGTACCGAGACCGGTCCGACGCCCGTCGACGTCTTCCTCGGCGGACTCGCTTCCTGTCTCTCCTTGAGCACGCGTTACCAGGCCGAGAAGCGAGACACCGACGTTGGAACGATCTCCGTGACGACCGACGCCGACCCCGAACACGGCGCAGTCGAGTCGATCGAGGCGACGATCCACCTCGAGACAGACGCAGACGACGACGACGTCGAACGCCTGGTCGAACTCGGCGAGCGTGGCTGTCACGTTTCGCAACTACTCCGCGCGGACCTCGAGCTAGAGCTTTCGTGGGACCGACGGTGA
- a CDS encoding thiamine pyrophosphate-dependent dehydrogenase E1 component subunit alpha translates to MADYDLESSEGRVEALRRMLLIRAFDEEAGDRFADGEIPGFVHLYIGEEAVGVGTCAALEPDDYIASTHRGHGHCIAKGLDPKYMMAELYGKADGYCKGKGGSMHIADVDAGMLGANGIVGAGPPLATGAALSIDYDDRDKIAVSFLGDGAVAQGQVHEAINIAATWDLPAVFVVENNHYGEGTPVEEQHNVDNLSDTAQAYDIPGLTVDGMDVTAVAEAVGEARLRARNGKGPTLVEAETYRYRGHYEGDEEPYRDEAEIERWKDRDPIDTFKQRLIDRGELTADEVERLQSEVEAEIQDAVDYAQDAAPPEPHEAYADMFGEMPPEIERFATAARTDGGTPRGDRQ, encoded by the coding sequence ATGGCAGACTACGACCTCGAGAGTTCGGAAGGACGAGTAGAGGCGCTGCGCCGGATGCTGTTGATCCGTGCGTTCGACGAGGAGGCGGGGGATCGATTCGCGGACGGAGAAATACCGGGGTTCGTCCACCTCTATATCGGTGAAGAGGCGGTCGGCGTCGGCACCTGTGCGGCCCTGGAACCGGACGACTACATCGCGAGCACCCATCGGGGGCACGGCCACTGCATTGCGAAGGGGCTCGATCCGAAGTACATGATGGCCGAGTTGTACGGTAAGGCCGACGGATACTGTAAGGGGAAAGGCGGTTCGATGCACATCGCGGATGTCGACGCCGGTATGCTCGGCGCGAACGGGATCGTCGGCGCGGGCCCGCCGCTGGCGACGGGTGCGGCGCTGTCGATCGACTACGACGACCGCGACAAGATCGCCGTCAGTTTCCTCGGAGACGGCGCGGTCGCGCAAGGACAGGTACACGAGGCGATCAACATCGCAGCGACGTGGGACCTGCCGGCCGTCTTCGTCGTCGAGAACAACCACTACGGCGAAGGGACGCCGGTCGAAGAACAGCACAACGTCGACAACCTGAGCGACACGGCACAGGCCTACGACATTCCGGGTTTGACCGTCGACGGGATGGACGTCACCGCAGTCGCCGAGGCCGTCGGCGAAGCACGCTTGCGTGCTCGCAACGGCAAGGGACCGACCCTCGTAGAAGCCGAGACCTACCGGTACCGCGGCCACTACGAAGGTGACGAGGAACCGTACCGCGACGAGGCGGAGATCGAGCGCTGGAAGGACCGCGATCCGATCGACACGTTCAAACAGCGGCTGATCGACCGCGGGGAACTGACGGCAGACGAGGTCGAACGTCTGCAAAGCGAGGTCGAAGCGGAAATCCAAGACGCCGTCGACTACGCCCAGGATGCCGCGCCGCCGGAACCACACGAGGCATACGCCGACATGTTCGGCGAGATGCCGCCGGAGATCGAACGCTTCGCCACCGCCGCTCGGACCGACGGCGGCACTCCGAGAGGTGACCGACAATGA
- a CDS encoding NAD(+)/NADH kinase, whose product MAAESEADSNRARVGLVVNPAAGRDVRRLTGGASVVDNYAKRRVAECVLEGLTVAADGIEVTAMPTLTGIAQDAVEASPVAGDAFPVGLLELTLEGSSADTKAAAARFREEADVVVVLGGDGTTRDVALEIGSVPVVAVATGTNTVVPSPVDGTLAGVAAGLVATGVVPTDDVTTQHGTVDAAVRSGRAADRDRLTALASAELSSRSFVGTRALLDPADLRGGVVSRAHPGDVGLSAVAGAVTSEPVAGDDPGGVAVRLADPDEAERTVRAVVAPGILATIGVESWERLAPGDSVSFELPDGVVGADGERELEATDATVELRPLEDGPRLVDVERALEAGAKRSGFDVDATS is encoded by the coding sequence GTGGCCGCCGAATCAGAGGCCGACTCGAACCGAGCCCGCGTCGGGCTCGTCGTCAACCCCGCTGCGGGTCGAGACGTTCGCCGACTCACCGGCGGGGCGAGCGTCGTCGACAACTACGCGAAACGCCGCGTCGCCGAGTGCGTCCTCGAGGGTTTGACTGTCGCCGCTGACGGAATCGAGGTGACCGCGATGCCGACCCTGACTGGGATCGCCCAGGACGCCGTCGAAGCGTCACCCGTCGCCGGTGACGCGTTTCCGGTCGGCCTGCTCGAGTTGACTCTCGAGGGATCGTCGGCCGACACTAAGGCTGCAGCGGCTCGGTTCCGCGAGGAGGCAGACGTCGTCGTCGTTCTGGGTGGTGATGGAACGACCCGGGACGTGGCGCTCGAGATTGGCTCGGTGCCGGTCGTCGCAGTTGCGACGGGAACGAACACTGTCGTTCCGTCGCCGGTCGACGGGACGCTCGCGGGCGTCGCAGCTGGCCTCGTCGCGACGGGTGTCGTCCCGACCGACGACGTGACGACGCAACACGGGACAGTCGACGCAGCAGTTCGGTCCGGCAGGGCAGCCGACCGGGATCGACTGACTGCGCTCGCTTCGGCAGAACTTTCGTCGCGGTCGTTCGTCGGGACGCGTGCCCTGCTCGATCCCGCCGATCTACGCGGTGGCGTCGTCTCGCGTGCACACCCTGGCGACGTTGGCCTGTCGGCAGTCGCCGGCGCGGTCACGTCCGAACCCGTGGCCGGTGACGATCCCGGCGGCGTCGCCGTCAGACTCGCCGACCCCGACGAGGCCGAACGGACCGTCCGTGCGGTCGTCGCACCCGGCATCCTCGCGACGATCGGGGTCGAGTCGTGGGAGCGACTCGCTCCCGGCGACTCGGTCTCGTTCGAGCTACCCGACGGCGTAGTCGGGGCCGACGGCGAGCGCGAACTCGAGGCCACCGACGCGACAGTCGAATTGCGTCCACTCGAGGACGGACCGCGACTCGTCGATGTCGAACGTGCGCTCGAAGCCGGAGCGAAACGCAGCGGGTTCGATGTCGACGCAACGTCCTAG